The Meles meles chromosome 6, mMelMel3.1 paternal haplotype, whole genome shotgun sequence genome has a window encoding:
- the NKX2-8 gene encoding homeobox protein Nkx-2.8, producing the protein MATSGRLSFTVRSLLDLPEQDAQHLRRREPELRAPGPGPCATWLESERSHYPFSDESSPETSPPDSSQRPSTGPVSPGSDAEKRKKRRVLFSKAQTLELERRFRQQRYLSAPEREQLARLLRLTPTQVKIWFQNHRYKLKRARAPGATGAAESRDLAAAAELRAAPGLLRRVVVPVLVRDGQPCGTGDLSTASAQDKSGASPAACPLPGYAAFGPCSALGLFPAYQHLAPPALVSWNW; encoded by the exons ATGGCCACCTCTGGACGCCTCAGCTTCACGGTGCGCAGCCTCCTGGATTTACCGGAGCAGGACGCACAGCACCTGAGGAGGCGGGAGCCGGAGCTACGCGCTCCCGGGCCAGGCCCCTGCGCCACCTGGTTGGAATCCGAGCGCAGCCACTACCCTT TCTCGGACGAGAGCAGCCCGGAGACCAGCCCGCCCGACTCGTCGCAGCGGCCGTCTACTGGGCCGGTGTCGCCCGGCTCAGACgctgaaaagaggaagaagcgTCGGGTGCTGTTCTCCAAGGCGCAAACGCTGGAGTTGGAGCGACGCTTTCGGCAGCAGCGCTACCTGTCCGCGCCCGAGCGCGAGCAGCTGGCGCGCCTGCTTCGCCTCACGCCCACACAGGTCAAAATCTGGTTCCAGAACCATCGCTACAAGCTGAAGCGCGCGCGCGCCCCTGGAGCGACGGGGGCAGCGGAGTCGCGGGACCTGGCAGCCGCCGCCGAGCTGCGCGCCGCACCGGGCCTGCTGCGCCGCGTGGTGGTCCCCGTGCTGGTGCGCGACGGGCAGCCATGCGGCACCGGCGATCTGAGCACGGCCTCCGCCCAGGACAAGAGCGGCGCGTCCCCAGCCGCCTGCCCTTTGCCAGGCTACGCCGCCTTCGGGCCTTGCTCGGCTCTCGGCCTCTTCCCGGCCTATCAGCACTTAGCGCCCCCAGCCCTGGTCTCCTGGAACTGGTGA